A single genomic interval of Zingiber officinale cultivar Zhangliang chromosome 4A, Zo_v1.1, whole genome shotgun sequence harbors:
- the LOC121970810 gene encoding F-box/kelch-repeat protein At1g55270-like: protein MERTAPESLRNSHRVVRVQAPLVDSVSCYCKVDTGLKTVAGARKFVPGAKLCGQPEIVPMGPRKRIARKERNKNQGPLLPGLPDDLAIACLIRVPRADHHNLRLVCKRWNQLLSHNYFYSLRKNLGIAEEWVYVIRRNRDGKISWHAFDPIYQIWKPLPPLPPDYSEALGFGCAVLSGCYLYLFGGKDPSKGSMRRVVFFNSRTNKWHRAPDMLRKRHLFASCVVNNCLYVAGGECEGNQRILHSAEVYDPNKNKWTFIAEMGTAMVPYVGVVYEGKWFLKGIDSHNQVVSEVYIPCTNSWSANHGGLITGLRNPCLSLNGRLFATDCRDGCKLRVFEWATDSWSKFVDSKHHLGNSQAYEAASFVSLDGKLGIIRNNMSIGIVDVANPGNNIETTSARVWEANVGKGQLKNFVASLWSSIAGRGGLKGHILHCQVLQA, encoded by the exons ATGGAAAGGACGGCGCCGGAAAGCTTGCGCAACTCGCACCGCGTTGTTCGCGTACAAGCTCCGCTG GTCGATTCCGTTTCGTGTTACTGTAAAGTAGACACTGGTTTGAAAACAGTTGCAGGGGCTAGAAAGTTTGTTCCTGGAGCAAAGCTATGTGGCCAACCTGAAATTGTGCCCATGGGACCAAGAAAACGTATTGCACGGAAGGAGAGAAACAAAAATCAGGGACCCCTGTTACCTGGTCTTCCTGATGATCTTGCTATTGCCTGTTTGATTCGGGTTCCTCGAGCTGACCACCATAACCTTCGCTTAGTTTGCAAAAGATGGAACCAACTCTTATCTCACAATTACTTCTATTCCCTCCGGAAAAATCTAGGGATAGCAGAGGAATGGGTATATGTCATCAGGAGAAACCGTGATGGAAAGATATCTTGGCACGCCTTTGATCCTATCTATCAAATCTGGAAACCACTGCCACCCCTCCCTCCAGATTATTCTGAAGCACTTGGTTTTGGTTGTGCTGTTCTTAGTGGTTGCTACCTCTACTTATTTGGAGGTAAAGATCCATCAAAGGGATCAATGAGGCGTGTTGTTTTTTTCAATTCTCGGACAAACAAATGGCATAGAGCTCCAGATATGCTCCGAAAGCGCCATCTTTTTGCCTCATGTGTTGTAAACAACTGCCTTTATGTTGCTGGTGGTGAATGTGAAGGGAACCAAAGAATTCTTCATTCAGCTGAGGTATATGATCCTAACAAAAACAAGTGGACATTCATTGCTGAAATGGGCACTGCAATGGTGCCCTATGTGGGGGTTGTTTATGAGGGCAAATGGTTTCTCAAAGGGATTGACTCTCACAACCAGGTTGTGAGTGAAGTTTACATACCTTGTACCAACTCCTGGTCCGCCAATCATGGCGGGTTGATTACCGGCTTGCGAAATCCCTGCCTTTCATTAAATGGAAGGCTTTTTGCAACAGATTGCAGAGATGGCTGCAAGCTTAGAGTCTTTGAATGGGCGACAGATTCTTGGAGCAAGTTCGTCGACAGCAAACATCATCTAGGAAATTCTCAGGCCTATGAAGCTGCATCATTTGTTTCTCTTGATGGTAAGCTCGGTATCATCCGAAACAACATGAGCATCGGTATTGTTGATGTTGCAAATCCAGGAAATAACATAGAGACAACTAGTGCTCGTGTATGGGAGGCAAATGTAGGGAAAGGACAACTGAAGAACTTTGTTGCAAGTCTTTGGTCCTCAATTGCAGGTCGTGGTGGATTGAAGGGTCATATTCTGCACTGTCAGGTGCTTCAAGCTTGA